Genomic segment of bacterium:
GCGCCACCGGTAATATAGTGTCTGCGATATCTGATGTTCCCGGCATATCTCCGTCACCGACTTCCTGCCGTTCAATCCTTCAAGTACCACCGCCAGCTTCTCCTCCGTCGTCCAATTACTGCGCTTCATCTTCGCTCCTTGCTTTATCCTCATTCTACCCCTACACACTCACCGTGTCCACTCTCTGAAGGGCGCAGTATATCCTTGTGCTCTGCCG
This window contains:
- a CDS encoding transposase is translated as MKRSNWTTEEKLAVVLEGLNGRKSVTEICREHQISQTLYYRWR